The following are encoded in a window of Thalassotalea insulae genomic DNA:
- a CDS encoding IS3 family transposase (programmed frameshift), whose amino-acid sequence MTKRINRSYTAEFKQEAVALVTEQGYSVPKAAASLGITDKLLYNWKAKLEAEQSGASLNADERAELLRLRKENKELRMEKEILKKASALLLKGNQVTYKTIKQLSSAFPVVKLCQIMNINRSAYYAWLKRPAKIITAEQLNLYRKAKYFFEKSRNSLGYRELRKKLRREGFNVSDYGVQKLMATLGLVVTQRVAYKVTTKRKHSDAVADNLLNQNFNPVAPNQVWAGDVTYLRTGEGWMYLAIVMDLYSRRIVGWHIDKRMTTDLVSKAMMKAYNLRQPPKGLVFHSDRGSQYTSKRYRHLLTNYGIRSSMGDVGACWDNAVVERFFGSLKHDWLLKVPQPTREHMRNDVTAYMRYYNLERLHTANGDLSPVEYEQSSLRKVS is encoded by the exons ATGACAAAACGAATAAACAGAAGTTACACGGCTGAATTTAAACAAGAAGCCGTCGCATTAGTAACCGAACAAGGCTACAGCGTACCGAAGGCCGCAGCATCTTTGGGTATCACGGATAAATTACTTTATAACTGGAAAGCCAAGCTTGAAGCAGAGCAATCAGGTGCTAGTTTAAATGCCGATGAGCGGGCTGAACTGCTGAGGTTACGCAAGGAAAATAAAGAGCTAAGGATGGAAAAAGAGATATTAAAAAAGGCCAGCGCCCTCCTGCTAAAGG GAAACCAAGTAACGTACAAAACGATAAAGCAGCTATCTTCTGCATTTCCAGTAGTTAAACTCTGCCAGATTATGAATATCAACCGCTCTGCGTATTACGCTTGGCTCAAACGGCCAGCTAAAATCATCACAGCAGAGCAACTGAACTTATATCGAAAGGCAAAGTACTTCTTCGAGAAAAGTAGAAATAGCTTGGGTTATCGTGAGCTTAGAAAGAAATTACGCAGAGAGGGCTTTAATGTCAGTGATTATGGCGTTCAAAAGTTAATGGCAACACTTGGCTTAGTGGTTACTCAACGAGTGGCCTACAAGGTAACAACTAAGCGTAAGCACAGTGATGCTGTTGCTGATAATTTGTTGAACCAGAACTTTAACCCTGTGGCTCCAAATCAAGTGTGGGCTGGTGATGTGACCTATCTTAGAACTGGCGAAGGTTGGATGTATCTAGCTATCGTAATGGATTTATATTCACGCCGTATTGTTGGCTGGCACATTGATAAACGGATGACGACTGACTTGGTGAGTAAAGCGATGATGAAAGCTTATAACTTACGCCAGCCGCCAAAAGGCTTAGTATTTCACAGCGATAGAGGCTCACAATATACCAGTAAGCGATATCGTCATTTACTGACAAATTATGGTATCAGATCCAGTATGGGCGATGTTGGTGCGTGTTGGGATAATGCTGTTGTAGAAAGATTCTTCGGCAGCTTAAAACATGATTGGTTGTTAAAAGTACCACAACCGACTCGTGAGCATATGAGAAATGATGTAACGGCATATATGCGCTATTACAACTTAGAACGGCTTCATACAGCTAATGGTGATCTATCGCCAGTGGAGTATGAACAAAGTTCCTTAAGAAAAGTGTCCTGA
- a CDS encoding DUF3301 domain-containing protein, giving the protein MENIYLLLLVCLIFWYFIFLRKVAEFARHHIRQYCQQEKLQYLAIARVSSRLRFNKRMGLHWLSIFEFEFSGDGESKYTGRAMLQNYKLADIDIPAYRI; this is encoded by the coding sequence ATGGAAAATATTTATTTGTTACTGCTGGTTTGCCTGATCTTCTGGTATTTTATTTTTCTGCGTAAAGTAGCGGAGTTTGCTCGTCATCATATTCGCCAATATTGCCAACAAGAAAAGTTACAGTATTTAGCGATTGCTCGGGTATCAAGTCGATTACGTTTTAATAAACGTATGGGACTGCACTGGTTGAGTATTTTTGAGTTTGAATTTAGTGGCGATGGTGAATCCAAATATACCGGAAGAGCTATGTTGCAAAATTACAAACTAGCTGACATTGATATACCTGCATATCGTATTTGA
- a CDS encoding NapC/NirT family cytochrome c, with protein sequence MAKLRFTEPSFWSRRLILGTSVAGAVVFFVVGIIFWGGFNTAMEATNTLDFCTSCHEMEDNVYQEYKPTIHYSNRTGVRAICSDCHVPDPWVHKVVRKIQASKEVFYWLTGKIDTKEKFEEHRLSLAKSVWQTMKDTDSRECRNCHNLESMNPEFQKPRARMQHLNAMEAGQTCIDCHKGIAHHNVRDKLTEEELETLEAPNPDYVREIPEMYKIGLLRAEQKEQAQKAVEKAEKEAQKATIQAKVEQAVAQALANAGASSPSSENSATNKTLSTDNINVDWSKSASTEISVFYPGTASLEWILGRKHGGKRAFTKGDRCIECHGEEIADIGQNIVTGQSEKDLEPNVIPGKRGSFPVTIDATHDKEYLYLRFSWEDGEHAPVPFVDGGKMDPENPIKLALMIATDDLEYADRAGCWSSCHADASTMPFTPEKDDLLGSDLAKRLDLNSGVTKYVKESRTKLELKGRGGKALGGWDKLKDQSAIDAAMANNQYLDLLRYKSGNGEVEDGHILAERKMHSGQGAEVTATLNSGTWSVIFKRKLASNKPGDLTIESGKVYNFGFAIHDDYSKARYHHVSFGYKLALDNAEAEVNATKQ encoded by the coding sequence ATGGCAAAACTTAGATTTACAGAGCCTAGTTTTTGGTCTCGCCGCTTAATTTTAGGGACATCCGTTGCTGGTGCCGTGGTATTTTTTGTAGTAGGTATTATATTTTGGGGCGGATTTAACACCGCAATGGAAGCTACCAATACCTTAGATTTTTGCACTAGCTGTCACGAAATGGAAGACAATGTCTACCAAGAGTATAAGCCAACCATTCATTATTCAAACCGCACAGGGGTTAGAGCGATTTGTTCTGACTGTCATGTCCCTGATCCTTGGGTTCACAAGGTTGTCCGAAAAATTCAAGCTTCTAAAGAAGTATTTTATTGGTTAACGGGTAAGATTGATACCAAAGAAAAATTCGAGGAGCACAGGCTGTCATTGGCGAAAAGCGTATGGCAAACAATGAAAGATACTGATTCAAGAGAATGTCGAAATTGCCATAATCTAGAATCGATGAATCCAGAATTTCAAAAACCTCGAGCCCGTATGCAACATTTAAATGCCATGGAAGCTGGGCAAACTTGTATTGACTGTCATAAAGGTATTGCTCATCACAATGTTAGAGATAAATTAACCGAAGAAGAACTAGAAACATTAGAAGCGCCGAACCCTGACTATGTCCGTGAAATTCCTGAAATGTATAAAATAGGACTGTTACGTGCAGAGCAGAAAGAACAAGCGCAAAAAGCAGTCGAAAAAGCTGAGAAAGAAGCTCAAAAAGCAACAATTCAAGCGAAAGTTGAGCAAGCTGTTGCGCAAGCACTGGCAAATGCAGGGGCAAGTTCACCGAGCTCTGAAAACTCAGCGACAAACAAAACTTTGTCAACAGATAACATTAATGTCGATTGGAGTAAATCTGCTTCTACTGAAATTTCAGTATTTTATCCAGGTACAGCATCTCTTGAGTGGATTTTAGGTCGTAAGCATGGTGGCAAACGCGCTTTCACTAAAGGTGATCGCTGTATTGAATGTCATGGCGAAGAAATAGCGGATATCGGACAAAATATAGTCACTGGTCAAAGCGAAAAAGATCTAGAGCCGAATGTTATCCCAGGTAAGCGTGGTAGCTTCCCTGTCACTATCGATGCAACCCATGATAAAGAATATTTATATTTGCGCTTTAGTTGGGAAGATGGTGAGCATGCGCCAGTACCATTTGTTGATGGTGGCAAAATGGATCCCGAAAACCCGATTAAATTGGCATTAATGATTGCAACTGACGATTTAGAATATGCAGATCGTGCAGGTTGCTGGTCATCTTGCCATGCAGATGCTTCAACTATGCCTTTCACCCCTGAAAAAGATGATTTATTAGGAAGTGATTTGGCCAAAAGATTGGACCTCAATTCTGGCGTCACTAAATATGTTAAGGAATCTCGCACTAAACTAGAGTTAAAAGGCCGAGGTGGCAAAGCATTAGGTGGCTGGGATAAACTCAAAGACCAATCAGCTATTGATGCTGCAATGGCCAATAACCAATATTTAGATTTACTTCGCTATAAATCTGGCAATGGAGAAGTTGAAGATGGCCACATTCTCGCTGAACGTAAGATGCATAGTGGGCAAGGCGCAGAAGTAACAGCAACACTAAATAGCGGAACATGGTCAGTGATATTTAAGCGTAAACTAGCGTCAAATAAGCCAGGAGATTTAACTATTGAATCAGGCAAAGTCTATAACTTTGGCTTCGCTATCCACGATGATTATTCAAAAGCCCGTTATCATCATGTCTCTTTTGGCTATAAATTGGCACTTGATAACGCTGAAGCGGAAGTTAATGCCACTAAGCAATAA
- the dapD gene encoding 2,3,4,5-tetrahydropyridine-2,6-dicarboxylate N-succinyltransferase, with amino-acid sequence MSELQHIIEQAFDNRMNITPTSVTTEVKNAVIDALDALNNGSARVAEKIAGEWVVHQWLKKAVLLSFRIWDNEVIDGAESTYFDKVPMKYSGYSQEMFEADGVRVVPGASVRTGTFIGKNVVVMPSFVNIGAYVDEGCMIDGWATVGSCAQIGKNVHLSGGVGIGGVLEPLQAGPTIIEDNCFIGARSEIVEGVVVEEGAVISMGVYIGQSTRIYDRETGETHYGRVPAGSVVVPGNLPSKCGHYSLYAAIIVKKVDAQTRAKVGINALLRSVADE; translated from the coding sequence ATGTCAGAGTTACAACACATTATTGAACAGGCTTTTGATAATCGTATGAACATCACCCCAACCAGCGTCACTACCGAAGTGAAGAACGCGGTGATTGATGCCTTAGATGCATTAAATAATGGCTCTGCACGAGTGGCAGAAAAAATTGCAGGTGAATGGGTTGTTCATCAATGGCTAAAAAAAGCAGTATTATTGTCATTCCGTATCTGGGATAACGAAGTCATCGACGGCGCTGAAAGCACCTACTTTGATAAAGTGCCTATGAAATACAGCGGCTATAGCCAGGAAATGTTTGAAGCGGATGGGGTTCGCGTGGTACCCGGTGCGTCTGTACGAACCGGCACTTTTATCGGTAAAAATGTCGTGGTAATGCCAAGCTTTGTCAATATTGGGGCTTATGTTGATGAAGGCTGTATGATCGATGGCTGGGCAACTGTTGGCTCCTGTGCACAAATAGGTAAAAACGTTCACCTTTCTGGTGGTGTTGGCATTGGTGGTGTATTAGAACCATTGCAAGCAGGCCCTACTATTATTGAAGATAATTGCTTTATTGGTGCCCGTTCAGAAATTGTTGAAGGCGTCGTTGTCGAAGAAGGCGCGGTTATTTCAATGGGGGTTTATATTGGTCAAAGCACTCGTATTTACGACAGAGAAACGGGTGAAACCCATTATGGTCGTGTACCTGCAGGTTCAGTAGTCGTGCCTGGAAATTTACCGTCTAAATGTGGTCACTACAGCTTATATGCTGCAATTATCGTGAAAAAAGTCGACGCGCAAACACGTGCTAAAGTAGGTATTAATGCCCTACTTCGCTCAGTTGCTGACGAATAA
- the glnD gene encoding [protein-PII] uridylyltransferase, producing MFSQSIVPEQFTESLAISSPEISTQEICQLNSAFQVWQKQQFPINDVTTIINIRASYIDQLLTKLWCQHQLDEYQISLIAVGGYGRSELHPYSDIDILLLTQDHIEQELEHKISAFITQLWDIKLDIGHSVRSIKECLKQAVNDVTVATNLMEMRLVCGNESLPQHLQPLLNEDVFWTSKKFFVAKRDEQLERHKQYHGAAYTLEPNLKANPGGLRDIQTIGWVAKRHFVADSLAELVEHQYLTQNEYFELLECQDYLWRMRCALHFIAGRSENRLLFDYQGEVAALMGFGDKGKVAIERMMKRFFRIIGRVAELNKMLLQHFEFSIIKNKAYDKETVLNNDFVVIDGQIRVTNSRIFMRSIKIMEMFLLIAKHEEITDLHPETLRLMRNARRRLVSGMLDYQRCRELFIEIIKHPRGLGLPFTLMHRHSILGAYLPAWRNIVGQMQFDLFHAYSVDEHSYRLIKNLYRFSKPEYNDEFPLCSKIVQRIRKPEVLYLAGIFHDIAKGRGGDHAELGAIDALEFSKAHKLNDHDGRMISWLVKYHLLMSITAQRRDISDPEVIKTFADIVRDEAHLDYLYCLTVADMRATNESLWNSWKENLLEELYFSTKRAFRRGLEKPVDLRSKIRENQQQALTLLVEKNIAQAQIEQLWREFKADYFLRYAPEQIAWHSEHILAHDHKKPMVLISPKPYRGGTEVFVYTKSRANIFATIVSLLGAKCFSIHDAKIITTRAGYTANTFVILDQQGNAINDSYRALEVAQSLSIALNSDAPIIESKTLSKRFEQFNIPTQVSFIETKTNRSTLLEIVALDRPGLLARFAKIFQQCKLQIHSAKITTFGEKAEDVFIVSNSEDKALTPAEQQALTSKLSDEI from the coding sequence TTGTTTTCCCAATCTATCGTGCCAGAGCAATTTACCGAATCACTTGCCATTAGCTCACCGGAAATTTCAACTCAGGAAATTTGCCAGCTGAACAGCGCATTTCAAGTATGGCAAAAACAACAATTTCCCATTAATGATGTCACCACTATTATTAATATCCGCGCCAGTTATATTGATCAGTTATTAACTAAACTTTGGTGCCAACACCAGCTTGATGAATACCAAATAAGCCTGATTGCCGTTGGTGGTTATGGCCGAAGTGAGCTACATCCCTATTCTGATATTGATATTTTATTACTCACTCAAGACCATATAGAGCAAGAATTAGAGCATAAAATTTCAGCTTTTATCACCCAACTCTGGGATATTAAACTCGATATTGGTCATAGTGTACGCAGCATCAAAGAATGCTTAAAACAAGCGGTTAATGATGTTACTGTCGCGACTAATTTGATGGAAATGCGTTTAGTTTGCGGCAATGAATCTTTGCCACAACACTTACAACCATTGCTCAATGAAGATGTATTTTGGACGTCAAAAAAATTCTTTGTCGCTAAACGTGATGAGCAACTTGAACGCCATAAACAATATCATGGTGCCGCTTATACCTTAGAACCTAATTTAAAAGCGAACCCAGGTGGTCTTAGAGATATTCAAACCATAGGCTGGGTGGCTAAACGTCACTTTGTTGCTGACTCGTTAGCAGAATTAGTTGAACATCAGTACCTGACTCAGAATGAATATTTTGAATTATTAGAATGCCAAGATTACCTCTGGCGTATGCGTTGCGCATTACACTTTATTGCCGGACGTAGTGAAAACCGATTACTATTTGATTATCAAGGTGAAGTTGCCGCACTAATGGGCTTTGGTGATAAAGGCAAAGTCGCGATAGAGCGGATGATGAAACGATTTTTCCGTATCATCGGCCGGGTAGCTGAGCTTAATAAAATGTTACTGCAACATTTTGAATTCTCAATCATTAAAAATAAAGCCTACGATAAAGAAACCGTTCTCAATAATGACTTTGTTGTTATTGACGGTCAGATCAGAGTCACCAATAGCCGGATATTTATGCGTTCAATCAAGATCATGGAAATGTTCTTATTGATCGCAAAACATGAAGAAATTACCGATTTGCATCCAGAAACATTACGATTAATGCGTAATGCCCGACGTCGATTAGTGTCAGGTATGCTGGACTATCAGAGATGCAGAGAGCTCTTTATCGAGATTATTAAGCACCCTCGCGGGTTAGGTCTACCATTTACCCTAATGCACCGTCATTCTATTTTAGGGGCTTATTTACCCGCTTGGCGTAACATAGTCGGGCAAATGCAATTTGACCTATTTCATGCCTATTCAGTAGATGAGCACAGCTATCGCTTGATCAAAAACCTCTACCGTTTTAGCAAGCCCGAATATAATGATGAATTTCCGCTATGTAGCAAAATTGTTCAACGCATTCGTAAACCAGAAGTACTGTATTTAGCAGGTATTTTTCACGATATTGCCAAAGGACGTGGTGGCGATCATGCTGAGCTTGGCGCCATTGACGCATTAGAGTTTAGTAAAGCACATAAACTTAACGATCATGATGGCCGGATGATTTCTTGGCTGGTTAAATATCACTTGCTAATGTCGATTACCGCACAACGACGCGATATATCCGATCCTGAAGTGATCAAAACCTTTGCCGATATCGTCCGCGATGAAGCACATTTAGACTATCTTTATTGCCTAACCGTTGCTGATATGCGCGCCACCAATGAAAGTTTATGGAATAGCTGGAAAGAAAACTTATTGGAAGAGCTATATTTCAGCACCAAGCGCGCCTTTAGAAGAGGCCTTGAAAAACCTGTCGATTTACGGTCAAAAATCAGAGAAAACCAGCAACAGGCTTTAACGCTGCTAGTGGAAAAAAACATAGCGCAAGCGCAAATAGAGCAATTATGGCGCGAATTTAAAGCGGATTATTTTTTACGCTACGCTCCAGAACAAATTGCCTGGCATAGCGAGCATATTTTGGCGCATGATCACAAAAAACCTATGGTGTTGATCAGTCCAAAACCCTATCGCGGCGGCACTGAGGTATTTGTCTATACAAAAAGTAGAGCAAATATTTTCGCCACTATTGTTTCCTTGCTAGGGGCAAAATGCTTTTCAATTCACGATGCAAAAATCATTACGACAAGAGCGGGATATACCGCTAATACCTTTGTTATTCTAGATCAACAAGGCAATGCAATTAACGACAGCTATCGCGCATTGGAAGTTGCTCAATCTTTAAGTATTGCTCTCAACAGTGATGCTCCTATAATTGAAAGCAAAACCCTGTCTAAGCGCTTTGAACAATTTAATATTCCCACTCAAGTAAGCTTCATTGAAACTAAAACCAATAGAAGCACCTTGCTTGAAATTGTCGCACTCGATCGCCCTGGCCTATTGGCACGTTTTGCAAAAATATTCCAGCAATGTAAACTTCAAATTCATTCGGCTAAAATTACTACTTTTGGTGAAAAAGCAGAGGATGTTTTCATCGTTTCAAATAGTGAAGATAAAGCTTTAACACCTGCTGAACAGCAGGCATTAACATCAAAATTATCAGATGAAATTTAA
- the truC gene encoding tRNA pseudouridine(65) synthase TruC, which translates to MNNKLTSDNSVIYQEKPELTILYQDEYLVAVDKPAGLFVHRSFMDKQEIYFALQLVRDLVGQYVYPLHRLDRPTSGVLLFALSEDIARIMGQAFSDRTISKTYYALTRGHLFDSGVVDHPLKEKLDKLGDKYATQDKAPQQAVTRYQSVATASLPVPLGRYDSVRYSLIKLMPETGRRHQLRRHLAHLRHPIIGDINYGDNKQNPFFQQYFAVKRLMLIAKELSFNHPVHAKPVTITAKFDQQWQSVFTKLSWSIVD; encoded by the coding sequence TTGAATAATAAGCTTACTTCAGATAATTCAGTCATTTATCAAGAAAAGCCTGAACTAACCATTTTATATCAGGACGAATATTTAGTGGCGGTTGATAAACCTGCGGGGCTTTTTGTTCATCGTAGTTTTATGGATAAGCAGGAAATTTATTTTGCGCTCCAGCTAGTGAGAGATTTAGTGGGGCAATATGTTTACCCGCTGCACCGGTTAGACAGACCTACTTCAGGCGTCTTGCTGTTTGCCTTATCAGAAGATATTGCCCGTATTATGGGGCAGGCATTTAGCGATCGCACTATCAGTAAAACTTACTATGCATTAACTCGGGGCCATCTGTTTGACTCAGGTGTGGTCGATCATCCATTAAAAGAAAAATTGGATAAATTAGGCGATAAATACGCAACACAAGATAAAGCGCCACAGCAGGCAGTTACACGTTATCAATCGGTGGCGACTGCAAGCTTACCTGTGCCGTTAGGGCGTTATGACAGTGTACGTTATTCTTTGATAAAGTTGATGCCTGAGACTGGCCGGCGTCATCAATTGCGGCGTCATTTAGCGCATTTGCGTCATCCGATTATTGGTGATATTAATTACGGTGATAATAAGCAAAACCCATTCTTTCAGCAGTATTTTGCTGTTAAACGTCTAATGCTAATTGCGAAAGAGCTGAGTTTTAACCATCCTGTACATGCTAAGCCAGTGACGATAACAGCGAAATTTGACCAACAGTGGCAGAGTGTCTTTACTAAATTGTCCTGGTCGATAGTCGATTAA
- a CDS encoding cytochrome D1 domain-containing protein: MKRIKYGLSAIGLAVGMAMSGTSFIAFATEPTLSKADFEKAQLHYFQRCAGCHGVLRKGATGKNLEPENTLKKGQKRLEKIISLGTEGGMNNFDDLFSKQEIANLATFIQMEPPVPPEMSLAQMREHTKQYIAPKDYPTKPMHGRNWENFFVVIERDAGKAAIVDGDTKEIVTHIDTGYAVHVIKGTEHHKTQHTKDTGRFWYTIGRDGKVNKIDLWQTPDKMLVAETKMAYDARDIAVSGDGKYVIAGGYWPAHFVIMDAVTLNPLKVVSTRGYNTKGEFINEARVAAIYTTPNEPTFLVAVKELGQMWQVDYRDLDNLRIEQINSAEFLHDGFFDPTGRYFQIAANASNKMVVVDTKDRKLEKMIDVDALPHPGPGANWIDDKCGPVGGTTHLGVGLVSVWGNDPMGHPDQAWKLCYEVETDGAGVFIRTHETSDYVWADQLKHPEPEIQQSVQVFDKKTREIVKTIRVTEEPGKAALHIEFNKGGSEVWVSVWNRKDSKNPTGEIVVYDAKTLKEKARIKGLTTPTGKFNVYNRMNHKT, encoded by the coding sequence ATGAAAAGAATAAAATATGGCCTTTCAGCAATAGGTTTAGCCGTTGGCATGGCTATGAGTGGTACTAGCTTTATTGCTTTTGCTACCGAGCCTACTTTGTCAAAAGCTGATTTTGAAAAAGCTCAATTACACTATTTTCAACGCTGTGCAGGTTGTCATGGCGTTTTACGTAAAGGGGCTACCGGTAAAAATTTAGAACCTGAAAATACCCTTAAAAAAGGGCAAAAACGTTTAGAGAAGATTATTTCTCTGGGTACCGAAGGTGGTATGAACAACTTTGATGACTTGTTTAGTAAACAAGAAATTGCCAACCTGGCCACGTTCATTCAAATGGAGCCACCAGTTCCGCCTGAAATGTCACTGGCGCAAATGCGTGAACATACCAAACAATATATTGCTCCAAAAGATTACCCAACCAAGCCTATGCATGGTCGCAACTGGGAAAACTTCTTTGTGGTTATCGAACGTGATGCCGGTAAAGCAGCAATTGTAGATGGTGACACTAAAGAAATCGTGACTCATATCGATACAGGTTATGCGGTACACGTAATTAAAGGTACTGAGCACCACAAAACTCAGCACACTAAAGATACTGGACGTTTCTGGTACACCATTGGTCGTGACGGTAAAGTCAATAAAATCGATTTATGGCAAACGCCAGATAAAATGTTAGTGGCTGAAACTAAAATGGCTTATGACGCTCGTGATATTGCGGTATCAGGTGACGGTAAATATGTGATTGCCGGCGGCTACTGGCCAGCTCACTTCGTGATTATGGATGCCGTTACCTTGAATCCACTTAAAGTGGTTTCTACCCGTGGCTATAACACTAAGGGCGAATTCATTAATGAAGCGCGTGTTGCCGCTATCTACACGACACCTAATGAGCCTACTTTCTTAGTCGCGGTTAAAGAATTAGGTCAAATGTGGCAAGTAGATTACCGTGATTTGGATAACCTGCGTATCGAGCAAATCAACTCTGCCGAGTTCTTGCATGATGGTTTCTTTGATCCAACAGGTCGTTATTTCCAAATCGCCGCTAATGCATCTAACAAGATGGTAGTGGTTGATACCAAAGACCGTAAGTTAGAGAAAATGATTGATGTTGATGCCTTACCACATCCTGGCCCAGGTGCTAACTGGATTGATGATAAATGTGGTCCGGTAGGTGGTACAACTCACTTAGGTGTTGGTTTAGTGTCTGTTTGGGGTAACGATCCTATGGGTCACCCGGATCAAGCATGGAAACTATGTTATGAAGTTGAAACTGATGGGGCCGGTGTCTTTATCCGTACTCATGAAACTTCAGACTATGTTTGGGCGGATCAACTAAAACATCCTGAGCCAGAAATTCAACAATCAGTGCAAGTGTTTGATAAGAAAACCCGTGAAATTGTTAAAACTATTCGTGTTACCGAAGAACCTGGTAAAGCAGCCTTGCATATCGAGTTCAACAAAGGCGGTAGTGAAGTGTGGGTATCAGTCTGGAACCGTAAAGACAGCAAAAACCCAACTGGCGAAATAGTGGTTTATGATGCAAAAACGCTTAAGGAAAAAGCACGCATTAAAGGTTTAACCACACCAACAGGTAAGTTCAATGTGTATAACCGCATGAATCACAAAACTTAA
- a CDS encoding DUF3549 family protein gives MTAISSITELLSLSNSQYRVYDLGRKIEKLSKEVFNKIEQCQLPHPSPIQGHAHIAIAFWQKQSVQPYIWFIKLPLDERGLLNLGARNHFIAIIVEALGGDLSADPTEKQQQLLQSNPYLFTPSQYKLAMLNSLLKAELKQQASEHYQKFRYYLKQQNWANWQEVGVQGITDFTARLNENKNTELLINALNHLPFEVLSPLCGALEHCLLPLPLVEKILKMINQIAPEGADKQQMLLRSLASSCSHPFVDQHIASLLEQETLSDNLLITLTGRCWQAINSSERAMLLLEHLVAQDEELFPAIFKDLVAIPSVRPLLFQCMRAPERSQALSKAIGQLFNPQS, from the coding sequence ATGACAGCAATATCTTCTATCACTGAATTACTTTCATTATCTAACAGCCAGTACCGAGTGTATGATCTTGGTCGTAAAATAGAAAAATTATCTAAAGAAGTATTTAATAAAATTGAACAGTGCCAATTGCCACATCCTTCGCCTATTCAAGGGCATGCACACATAGCGATAGCATTCTGGCAAAAGCAATCTGTTCAGCCATATATCTGGTTTATCAAATTACCCCTCGATGAACGCGGTTTACTCAATTTAGGGGCTCGAAACCATTTCATCGCTATTATCGTAGAAGCGCTGGGTGGGGACCTATCTGCCGATCCAACAGAAAAACAACAACAATTATTACAGAGTAATCCTTATTTATTCACGCCATCGCAATATAAACTGGCAATGCTAAACAGCTTACTCAAAGCGGAATTAAAACAGCAAGCAAGCGAACATTATCAAAAGTTTCGCTATTATCTCAAGCAGCAAAACTGGGCGAACTGGCAAGAAGTAGGTGTGCAAGGGATCACAGATTTTACCGCTCGATTAAATGAAAATAAAAACACTGAGCTGTTAATAAATGCTCTTAACCATTTACCATTTGAAGTATTAAGTCCGCTATGTGGTGCACTAGAACATTGCTTGTTACCATTACCTTTGGTGGAAAAAATTCTAAAAATGATCAATCAGATAGCACCTGAAGGGGCGGATAAACAGCAGATGTTGCTACGAAGTTTGGCCTCATCTTGTTCACACCCTTTTGTCGATCAACATATCGCGTCGTTACTTGAACAAGAGACATTATCTGATAACCTCTTAATTACCCTCACAGGTCGTTGCTGGCAAGCGATTAACTCTAGTGAACGCGCCATGTTATTACTCGAGCATTTAGTTGCTCAGGATGAAGAATTATTTCCGGCAATATTCAAAGATTTAGTCGCCATCCCTAGTGTTCGCCCACTATTATTTCAATGTATGCGTGCACCAGAACGTAGCCAGGCGCTATCAAAAGCAATAGGCCAACTGTTTAATCCACAAAGTTAA